The sequence CGACCCCTGGGAGGCGGGACTGGCGGCGAATTACGTGCCCCACAGCTCGGACAGCGCGACCGGGGTCGACGCACTGGCCGGATAAGTCGTTAAATGTTCTTTTCGGCGAAGAGGGCGAAGACGTTGTACCGGGATCAGTCTTCGAATTTCTTGTCGACGAGGGGGGTAAAAGCGCTGTGCCGTGATTCCAGCTGGCGTTGGAACCTTCGCTACCCCTTAAATAATGCGTAAAAGCGGGACGTCGTTCCTGTCGACAGCGCTGGGGAGCGCGGACTGCCATCATGGTTTGGACGACAGGTCCGGGAGCGCCGATCTTGCGCTAAAGAGGCGTGGAGGCCTGGTTATGCCCAGCGTAGCGCGTTGAGGTTGTATAAGGTCGCCATAGACGTCGTTTTTCACCGGCATCATGCCGACGGGCTGACCTGAGGCCGCGCAAGATGGCTTATCAGACAGCCGTTTCCTCCTATCACACTCTACTCAATGGTGTTCGTGCGTAGTCCCTGTCAAGCGTTGCTCGCGGGAAACGTCGCGAGCAACGCATGAATGCTTACTTTGAGGCGACCCTGGGTCGTTTTGTCGATGACCGACGGTCGGGTTGCGGATGACCGAGGGGCGGGTTGCGGATGACCGAGGGTCGTTGTGGGTGGTAATGCGAGGGACGTTAGCTCGGTTGTCAGTCCGACCCCGCGGTGATAACACTCCCGCCCCCGGGCCTCCGAGCCCAAACCTTTGGAAGTCGTGGTGTTATAAGGGGATGAGGCTTTTCAGACCCCCCGGTGAGACGAGATACGATGCCGACCCAGCCGACCGATGTGGCGCTGTATAAGACAGCGCAAGAGCGCTACCTCAACTACGCCATGAGCGTGATCACCAGCCGTGCTCTCCCCGATGTGCGTGACGGCTTAAAGCCGGTACAGCGACGCATTCTTTATGCGATGTACGCCAACCTGCGTCTGACTCACGACGCCAAATACCGCAAGAGTGCAGCGATCGTCGGTGAGGTCATGGGGAAGTACCACCCTCACGGCGACCAGTCGATCTACGACGCGATGGTGCGTATGGCGCAGAGTTTCTCGCTGCGCTACCCCCTGGTCGATGGCCACGGGAACTTCGGCTCGGTCGACGGGGATAGCGCTGCGGCGATGCGCTACACCGAGGCGCGCATGATGCCGCTGGCCTCGGAGCTGCTCGACGAGATTAAGAAACAGACGGTTGCCTTTCGTCCCAACTACGACGGTACCGTGCAGGAACCGGTGGTGCTCCCGGCCCAGGTGCCCAACCTTCTGATTAACGGGGCTACCGGCATCGCCGTCGGTATGGCGACCAACATCCCGCCGCATAACCTGGGGGAGGTTGTCGATGCGCTCATCGCCATGATCGATCGGCCCGAAATCACCATCGACGAGATGGTCGGGTCGCTCATTAAAGGACCGGATTTTCCGACCGCCGGCGTGCTTCTCAACGATGAGGAGGAGCTTCGAGAGATTTACCACAACGGCAGCGGCACGCTGATTACCCGCGCCCAGTGGGAGATCGAGCGCGATGGGGCGCGTCGCTACATCGTGGTCACCTCGATTCCGTACTACGTCAACAAGGCGACGCTTATTGAGAAGATCGCCGAGCACATCATTCAGGAGAAGCTCCCTCAGGTCGTCGATGTGCGTGACGAGTCCACCAATGATGTGCGCGTGGTCATGGAACTCAAGCGCGGTGCTGACGCCGATGTGGCCATGGCGTACCTCTTTAAGCACACCCCGCTCGAGGATCGTTTTCACGTCAACCTGACCTGCCTTGTGCCCTCGGAAAACCCCGATGTGGCGCAGCCGGCGCGGGTCGATCTGAAGATGATGCTGCGTTACTTCCTGGACTTCCGTATGGAGGTGGTGACCCGGCGTATCCGTTTTGAGCTCGAACAACTCCTGCGCCGCATCCATATCCTGGCGGGTTTTGAGACGATCTTCGGTGACCTCGATGAGGCGATTCGACTGATCCGCGCCTCCGAGGGCAAGGCTGATGCTGCGCAGAAATTGATGGCGCATTTTGGCATCGATGCCGAGCAGACCGAGGCCATCCTCGAGACCAAACTCTACCGTCTGGCCAAGCTCGAGATCGAGATGATCCGCGCCGAACTCGCTGAAAAACGCGCGCAGGCCGCGAAGTTGCAGAGTTTGCTCGACGATGATGGCAAGCGCTGGGCAGTGATCCGTGGCGAACTGGTGGCGATCCGCGGAGCCTACGGTGATGTGCGTCGCACCCTGGTCAATGCGCCGGTCAAAGAACTCGAATACTCGGAAGAGGCTTACATCATCGCCGAGCAATGCTGGGTGATGGTCTCGCGCGAGGGGCGTATCAAGCGCCAGAAGTCCTACACCGATCTCTCCACCATTCGGGTCCGCGAAGGCGATCAGATGGGCTGGGTCTTGCCGGGGAGCACACGCGACACGGTGATCTTTTTCACCAACATGGGGCGCGGCTACACCATGCGCATCGATGATGTACCGGCCACCTCCGGGTATGGGGACCCGGTGCAGGCCTGCTTCGACTTCGACGATGGCGAGCGTGTCATCGGCGTGGTCACAAGCGATAAACGCATGCTGCGCGCGATGGCCCCCGATCAGACCTCGCTCGTGGGTGGCGAGGAGAGCGATGAGGGCGATGTGCAGATGGTCGCAATCAGCCGCAGCGGTCAGTCGCTGCGTTTCTCGCTGGAGAGCTATACCGACCCCTCGACCGTCAAAGGTCGCCTCTTTATGCGTCTGGATAAAGGCGATGAGGTCGTCAACGTGGAGAATTGCGACGGGTCGGAGTTGGTGGCCCTTGCCAGCCGCGATGGCCGCGGGTTGATGTTCCAGGTCCGCGAGATCTCGCATGTGAAGGGACCGGCCAAGGGCGTGCGCGCCATCGCGCTGGAGGGCAAGGACGCGGTGCTCGACTTCACGCTCTGCCGCGAGCGCCTCGATGGCCTGGAGGTGGAAACCAACCGCGGTGCCCGCGAGATCATTCGGGCGACCAAAGCTCAGTACGCGCCGACCTCACGAGGCAATAAGGGCAAACTTATCATTCAGCGCGGCCACCTCATTCGCTCCCATCGTCCTCCTGTGGAGATTGTGCTCGGTGATGATGACGATGAGGCTGGCGAAGAGGAATGAACCCGCAGGCTCAGGACACCGGTCACCGGTAGAAAAAAACCTCGCCGCAGGCTGCGGCGGGGTTATTTTTTTGTTCCCGGAGAAGCGTTGAACACAGGTGGGAAGATGTCGGTGAATGTGAGAAAGTGTCGTGTTTTCGATATGTTGAGGTGACCCTGGGACGCTTGATTCGATGACCCACGGTCACTATAGAGATGACCCACGGTCACTAGAGCGAGGCGTGGAGGCCGCGTGTTCCGCGTGTGGCCAGAGCCTCGAGAGGCCGGGGTTGCATCCTCGGCAGCGATCGCCGATAAGGCGCCTGCCGCCGCCCCGGGGTGGCGCGTATCCGAAGCACGATTGGGAAGCAGGTCGACAGCAACGGTTTAAAAGGAGTCTGAGATGATGTTGAGACGCAAAACTTTGGCGATGCTCGCTGCACTCTCACTCGCTGCAGGAGCAGCAGCGTGTGGTGATACCGACGATCCTTCTCCCACCCCCCTCCCCGATGCGGGCGAAGATGTGGGGCCGGACGCTGAACTCGATGTCGAGCCCGACCCCGATGTGGAGGAGGATGTCGGTCCCGACGCCGATGTCGATCCGGAGCCCGTCGTCGCTCCGACCCCCGGAGACCTGGTGATCACCGAGGTGATGAAGCAGCCCACCGAAGTCAGCGCCGTCGAAGGCCAGTGGGTTGAGCTGTTCAACACCTCGGACGCCGAACTGGAGCTGGAGGGCTGCCTCCTGGGGAGCTCCGAGCTTGATGAGGGCGTGCTGATCGCTGAGTCACTCACCGTGGTTTCGGGCGGCTATCTGACCCTGGCTGCGAGCGCCAACGCCGGCTTTGACGCCGACCTCGTGCTCAGCGGTCTTAGGCTCTCGGAAGCCGAGGGCTCGGTAACGCTCGAGTGCGACGGTGAGACGATCACCGAGGTCGCCTATGACGCCGGCGAGAGCTACCCCGCGGTGGCCGGTGCCAGCCTGAGCCGTGATCCGGCATTCAACGGTGCTACCGACGATTCGGGCGACTACTGGTGTGCGGCAACCGCCGCGTATAACGGCGCCGACCTGGGCACCCCGGGCGCGGCCAACC comes from Lujinxingia sediminis and encodes:
- a CDS encoding DNA gyrase/topoisomerase IV subunit A, translated to MPTQPTDVALYKTAQERYLNYAMSVITSRALPDVRDGLKPVQRRILYAMYANLRLTHDAKYRKSAAIVGEVMGKYHPHGDQSIYDAMVRMAQSFSLRYPLVDGHGNFGSVDGDSAAAMRYTEARMMPLASELLDEIKKQTVAFRPNYDGTVQEPVVLPAQVPNLLINGATGIAVGMATNIPPHNLGEVVDALIAMIDRPEITIDEMVGSLIKGPDFPTAGVLLNDEEELREIYHNGSGTLITRAQWEIERDGARRYIVVTSIPYYVNKATLIEKIAEHIIQEKLPQVVDVRDESTNDVRVVMELKRGADADVAMAYLFKHTPLEDRFHVNLTCLVPSENPDVAQPARVDLKMMLRYFLDFRMEVVTRRIRFELEQLLRRIHILAGFETIFGDLDEAIRLIRASEGKADAAQKLMAHFGIDAEQTEAILETKLYRLAKLEIEMIRAELAEKRAQAAKLQSLLDDDGKRWAVIRGELVAIRGAYGDVRRTLVNAPVKELEYSEEAYIIAEQCWVMVSREGRIKRQKSYTDLSTIRVREGDQMGWVLPGSTRDTVIFFTNMGRGYTMRIDDVPATSGYGDPVQACFDFDDGERVIGVVTSDKRMLRAMAPDQTSLVGGEESDEGDVQMVAISRSGQSLRFSLESYTDPSTVKGRLFMRLDKGDEVVNVENCDGSELVALASRDGRGLMFQVREISHVKGPAKGVRAIALEGKDAVLDFTLCRERLDGLEVETNRGAREIIRATKAQYAPTSRGNKGKLIIQRGHLIRSHRPPVEIVLGDDDDEAGEEE